The following are encoded in a window of Gossypium raimondii isolate GPD5lz chromosome 13, ASM2569854v1, whole genome shotgun sequence genomic DNA:
- the LOC105781360 gene encoding transcription factor WER, protein MVLSFTLKRGRGGGSWKKVRAAFYDNNGMKKGEWSAEEDDKLRTYVQKYGHWNWHQLPKFAGLKRCGKSCRWRWMNYLLPGLKRGNFTEEEDALIIKLHEQFGNRWSTIAKSLRGRTDSEIKNHWHSQLKKSTKGDEEEKCSSWQSEATQNENICEGEAESNSIDNMTLGSSPPSSPSPSSSSGSMSSLNAVGRLEDTRLPYLEIYETESSGDFWSQPFVTDNTSSLEKGGFELPLPYDDMYYDDFADLLCGLWT, encoded by the exons ATGG TACTCAGCTTTACTTTGAAGAGAGGTAGAGGAGGTGGAAGTTGGAAGAAGGTGAGAGCTGCCTTCTATGATAACAATGGAATGAAGAAGGGTGAATGGAGTgctgaagaagatgataaacTAAGAACTTATGTCCAGAAATATGGCCATTGGAACTGGCATCAACTTCCTAAGTTTGCTG gtCTTAAAAGGTGCGGAAAGAGTTGCAGGTGGAGATGGATGAATTACCTCCTGCCTGGATTAAAACGCGGCAACTTCACTGAAGAAGAAGATGCATTGATCATCAAGTTACATGAACAATTCGGAAACAG ATGGTCCACCATAGCTAAAAGTTTACGAGGAAGAACAGACAGCGAAATAAAGAACCACTGGCACTCTCAGCTGAAGAAGAGTACAAAGGGAGACGAGGAAGAAAAGTGTAGTAGTTGGCAAAGTGAAGCCACCCagaatgaaaatatttgtgAAGGTGAAGCTGAAAGCAATAGCATCGACAACATGACGTTAGGGAGTTCACCACCCTCGTCTCCATCACCATCTTCAAGTAGCGGATCTATGTCTAGCTTAAATGCTGTTGGCCGCCTAGAAGATACTCGTCTTCCTTATTTGGAAATATATGAAACTGAAAGCAGTGGAGATTTCTGGAGTCAGCCCTTTGTTACAGACAATACATCATCCTTGGAAAAGGGTGGCTTTGAGTTGCCATTGCCTTACGACGACATGTATTATGACGATTTTGCTGATTTGCTTTGTGGATTGTGGACATAA